A genomic segment from Malus domestica chromosome 05, GDT2T_hap1 encodes:
- the LOC103435301 gene encoding protein CHROMATIN REMODELING 4-like — MKEDSSSPSKMINRNWVLKRKRRKLPHGPDQSNGKEDTSAASESPGKTSSSAKRKLKNELISERFQSKKKGNDGYFYECVVCDLGGNLLCCDSCPRTYHLQCLNPPLKRIPNGKWQCTTCCQKRDQKSNLLEPRNFLTETISKRARTKLVTTKSKTGMKSSDREKVSQIFGNSIVAKKRSSSKGKAVLTHRVKSLEKNSRIDICSTKPTHSTVGGSADGISSCVNVDDEKRSSIVPEEDSTDRKSSSPAKEVASHSKVTLSETNDEAPEASASPDVKPDPSCTDGSPHKTIVLAISATTDKAKKRKHKGNNDKSKKKPRTDKGKSVGISKQSGSKANTTKPRIDKAPRKHKSINHGVSAILSREEIGTKKSDVQSRDEELPEGAKDSSHNADKAGSHVVETTICRDSFTAQPLQVDRVLGCRVQGDNAQSSRQLCVTAAPGLCPADLQVSEIQNRLSDGNSAFDNDMDVGAADSVVNGADGDESMKDENLTEVCENVVGGADGDESTKDDVRVDKLHVYRRSVNKEGKKANSMDLLRTGAKDSSPATIICKDQDESAVTADDSGKNPEKTATIKVSLKSHDDDEVPEIEMHLSPDTQDKQDVDTETGISSSPQTKIEEPSLAEPAGGSDGMVLYEFLVKWVGSSHIHNSWISESELKSLAKRKLENYKAKYGTAVINICEERWKQPQRVIGLRGVENGLGEAFIKWNGLPYDECTWERLDEPVIKNSQNLIDQFYQFERQTLENNASKDDSSKGKVSCQQSEIVTLTEQPKELKGILFPHQLEALNWLRKCWHKSKNVILADEMGLGKTVSACAFISSLYVEFKATLPCLVLVPLSTMRNWLAEFALWAPELNVVEYHGCAKARTIIRQHEWHASDPNSLNKKTCAYKFNVLLTTYEMVLADSSHLRGVPWEVLIVDEGHRLKNSGSKLFSLLNSLSFQHRVLLTGTPLQNNIGEMYNLLNFLQPASFPSLSAFEERFNDLTTAEKVDELKKLVAPHMLRRLKKDAMQNIPPKTERMVPVELSSIQAEYYRAMLTKNYQILRNIGKGVAQQSMLNIVMQLRKVCNHPYLIPGTEPDSGSAEFLHEMRIKASAKLTLLHSMLKILHKEGHRVLIFSQMTKLLDILEDYLAIEFGPKTYERVDGSVSVTERQSAIARFNQDQSRFVFLLSTRSCGLGINLATADTVIIYDSDFNPHADIQAMNRAHRIGQSKRLLVYRLVVRASVEERILQLAKKKLMLDQLFVNKSGSQKEVEDIIKWGTEELFNDSPITDGKDTDENNSNKDEAVTDVEHKHRKRTGGLGDVYTDKCTDSSNKIVWDESAISKLLDRSDLQSGSSDIAEGEMENDMLGSVKAIEWNEEPAEEQGVESSPGASDDTGVPNTERKEDSMVTEENEWDRLLRLRWEKYQSEEEAALGRGKRLRKAVSYREAYGAHPTETLSEGADEEHEPEPEPEREYTPAGRALRDKFAKLRARQKERLAQRNAVEEPQPSEGPPESLPQGPTNTSKDGDQATELVQFFRERPSVIDLENDKLDAPKAKTDSPSRLGRLLKHKNSHLGLSVNSLDYMSPDMFLPNHQVLGTSLLPSNNLLPVLGLCAPNASQIVSSNKKFSRSNGRQKGGRPEFPFSLAPQSGTLNETEVNGDDTKLSDAPAEVSHLKNKLNSIPNGGFPFRPYPPTFQGNNHDRPESSSASFSDFQEKMALPNLPFDEKLLPRFPLGAKSMPSPHLDFLSNLSLGSRLESAGGSLQELPTMSLFPNLQLPPDAPRYNQQDRDVPPSFGLGHMPTNFPSLPDNHRKVLENIMMRTGPGSSNLFKNKFKADIWTEDELDYLWIGVRRHGRGNWDAMLRDPRLKFSTFKTSEDLSARWEEEQLKILDGSAFAVSKSTKKAAKSLQFPSISDGMMARALHSSRLVTPPKFQSHLTDIKLGFTDLSTGFPHFESSDRLGLQNEQYPPIPSWFHDKFRTNFSGDSAAVASDRAGTSSSVPAEQPFVVTSFGTSCLGSLGGLNSSSSYDVQKNEDEQGAPRYGKLPSLLDRSLNAVRDMNNNLARGEPSSSGLLPNLKRGILKGDDVAGSSSSKNTLPHWLREAVSAPAKPPVPDLPPTVMAIAQSVRLLYGEDKRTIPPFVIPGPPPSLPKDPRRSLKKKRKLKSRLFRRVQLDAGSSQDFQSRHFGGNASSSIPMAPSFPFLSQAMAATSGFSRIESDLGEPLSLNVVNPSSAAPHLNQHKKTTMGLSPSPEVLQLVASCVAPGSHLSAASGMASSSVRDTKPSLPNSVDQVELLDSQTATAVVRTEAKQGSPVRTCGTQSADSSKTESDPSRTERPDVEEISSEGTVSDHPMSDRES; from the exons ATGAAGGAAGACAGTTCGTCACCTAGTAAAATGATAAACAGAAATTGGGTCTTGAAACGAAAACGTAGAAAGCTTCCTCATGGACCTGATCAGTCTAATGGCAAAGAAGACACTTCAGCGGCCTCAGAATCGCCAGGGAAGACTTCTTCTTCAGCTAAGCGCAAGCTGAAAAATGAATTAATTTCTGAGCGGTTTCAATCCAAGAAGAAAGGAAATGACGGG TATTTCTACGAGTGTGTGGTCTGTGACCTTGGCGGTAACTTGTTGTGTTGTGATAGCTGTCCCCGAACCTATCATCTCCAGTGTCTTAATCCACCTCTTAAG CGCATTCCGAATGGGAAGTGGCAATGTACAACTTGCTGTCAGAAAAGAGATCAGAAAAGTAATCTGCTTGAACCCAGAAACTTTTTGACAGAGACCATCTCAAAACGAGCAAGAACAAAACTTGTCACTACTAAGTCCAAAACTGGAATGAAGTCATCCGACAGGGAGAAAGTATCACAGATTTTTGGAAACTCTATTGTTGCAAAGAAAAGATCTTCAAGCAAAGGAAAAGCTGTTTTAACCCATCGAGTCAAATCCTTAGAGAAGAACTCCCGGATAGATATATGTAGCACCAAGCCGACTCATTCAACAGTTGGTGGTTCTGCAGACGGTATTTCATCATGTGTGAATGTTGATGATGAAAAAAGATCCAGCATTGTCCCAGAAGAGGATTCCACAGACAGAAAGTCGAGCTCTCCTGCTAAAGAAGTTGCATCTCATTCTAAAGTTACATTGTCAGAGACGAATGATGAAGCGCCTGAGGCATCTGCCTCTCCTGATGTGAAGCCGGATCCATCTTGTACTGATGGATCTCCACATAAGACCATTGTTCTTGCAATCAGTGCTACCACCGACAAggctaaaaaaagaaaacacaaaggAAATAATGATAAGAGTAAAAAGAAGCCCAGGACTGATAAGGGAAAGTCTGTTGGTATTTCCAAACAATCTGGATCTAAAGCAAATACTACAAAACCGAGGATTGATAAAGCACCTCGTAAGCATAAATCTATCAACCATGGGGTTTCTGCTATTTTGTCAAGAGAAGAAATTGGAACCAAGAAGTCAGATGTCCAAAGCAGAGACGAG GAGCTTCCTGAGGGAGCAAAAGACTCATCACATAATGCAGATAAAGCTGGAAGTCATGTAGTTGAAACAACAATTTGTAGAGACAGTTTTACTGCTCAACCTCTGCAG GTTGATCGGGTTTTGGGATGTCGAGTTCAGGGTGATAATGCTCAATCTTCTCGTCAGTTATGTGTGACAGCTGCCCCTGGCCTGTGTCCTGCTGATTTGCAAGTTTCTGAGATTCAAAACAGACTATCAGATGGAAATTCTGCTTTTGATAATGACATGGATGTCGGAGCTGCGGACAGTGTTGTCAATGGTGCTGATGGGGATGAAAGCATGAAGGATGAAAATCTCACTGAGGTTTGCGAAAATGTTGTCGGTGGTGCTGATGGGGATGAAAGCACAAAGGATGATGTTCGAGTGGACAAATTACATGTGTACAGAAGATCTGTGAACAAAGAAGGTAAAAAAGCTAATTCCATGGATTTGTTGAGGACAGGTGCTAAGGATTCGAGTCCTGCTACCATAATTTGTAAAGATCAAGATGAATCTGCTGTAACTGCAGATGATTCAGGAAAAAACCCTGAAAAAACAGCGACTATCAAAGTTAGTTTGAAAAGTCATGATGATGATGAGGTTCCTGAAATTGAAATGCATTTATCTCCTGACACCCAAGATAAACAAGATGTAGATACAGAAACTGGAATCAGCAGCAGCCCTCAAACCAAAATTGAGGAGCCTTCACTAGCTGAGCCTGCAGGTGGTAGTGATGGGATGGTATTgtatgaatttttagttaagtgGGTGGGTAGTTCTCATATTCATAATAGTTGGATTTCTGAATCTGAGCTAAAATCCTTGGCCAagagaaaattagaaaattacAAGGCTAAGTATGGAACTGCTGTTATAAATATATGTGAGGAACGTTGGAAGCAACCACAGCGGGTGATTGGTCTCCGTGGTGTTGAAAAtggtttgggtgaagctttcataaagtggAATGGTCTCCCTTACGATGAATGCACTTGGGAAAGACTGGATGAGCCTGTCATTAAAAATTCCCAGAATCTGATTGATCAGTTTTATCAGTTTGAACGCCAAACACTGGAAAACAATGCTTCTAAGGATGATTCATCAAAGGGGAAGGTTAGTTGTCAGCAAAGTGAAATAGTTACTCTGACAGAGCAGCCTAAGGAACTGAAGGGTATATTGTTTCCTCATCAGCTTGAAGCTCTGAATTGGTTGCGGAAATGCTGGCATAAATCCAAGAATGTAATACTGGCCGATGAGATGGGGCTTGGTAAAACTGTGTCCGCTTGTGCTTTTATTTCATCATTATACGTCGAGTTCAAAGCCACTCTCCCTTGTTTAGTCTTGGTTCCACTTTCCACAATGCGTAATTGGCTTGCTGAGTTTGCATTATGGGCACCCGAATTGAATGTCGTGGAATATCATGGGTGTGCTAAAGCACGAACCATAATACGCCAGCATGAATGGCATGCTAGTGATCCAAATTCATTGAATAAGAAAACATGTGCGTATAAATTTAATGTTCTTTTAACTACATATGAAATGGTTCTTGCTGATTCCTCACATCTCCGCGGGGTTCCTTGGGAAGTTCTCATAGTTGATGAGGGTCATCGTTTGAAAAATTCGGGAAGTAAGCTCTTCAGCTTGCTTAACTCCTTGTCTTTCCAACATCGCGTACTGTTGACTGGTACCCCTCTTCAGAACAACATCGGTGAAATGTATAACTTGCTTAACTTCTTGCAGCCGGCATCATTCCCTTCCCTATCTGCATTTGAGGAAAGGTTTAATGATCTTACAACTGCAGAAAAAgtggatgaattgaaaaaactTGTTGCTCCACATATGCTTCGGAGGCTTAAAAAGGACGCTATGCAAAATATCCCCCCCAAGACCGAACGGATGGTTCCTGTTGAGCTGTCCTCTATCCAAGCTGAATACTACCGCGCAATGCTGACAAAGAATTATCAGATATTGCGGAATATTGGCAAAGGGGTGGCACAGCAGTCAATGCTGAACATAGTAATGCAGTTAAGGAAAGTCTGCAATCATCCGTATCTCATACCAGGCACTGAACCGGACTCTGGGTCTGCTGAGTTCCTTCATGAAATGCGAATTAAAGCTTCAGCCAAGTTGACTCTGTTGCATTCTATGCTTAAGATCTTGCACAAAGAGGGTCACAGAGTCCTCATCTTTTCACAGATGACCAAGCTGCTAGATATCCTTGAGGATTATTTGGCTATAGAATTTGGACCTAAAACATATGAGAGAGTAGACGGCTCTGTTTCAGTGACTGAGCGTCAATCTGCAATTGCGCGTTTTAACCAAGATCAAAGCCGATTTGTCTTTTTGTTATCAACACGCTCTTGTGGCCTTGGTATCAATTTGGCAACAGCAGACACTGTCATTATCTATGATTCTGATTTCAACCCGCACGCTGATATTCAAGCTATGAATCGAGCACATCGAATTGGACAGTCAAAACGACTTTTGGTGTATAGGCTTGTTGTTCGTGCTAGTGTTGAAGAGCGCATCTTGCAGCTTGCAAAGAAGAAACTTATGCTTGATCAGCTTTTTGTGAACAAGTCGGGATCCCAAAAAGAAGTGGAGGATATTATAAAATGGGGAACTGAGGAGCTTTTTAATGATTCTCCAATTACTGATGGAAAAGATACCGATGAAAATAACAGTAACAAAGATGAGGCAGTGACAGATGTTGAGCATAAGCATAGGAAGCGGACTGGTGGCTTGGGGGATGTGTATACAGATAAATGTACAGATAGCAGCAACAAGATTGTATGGGATGAAAGTGCAATTTCAAAGTTACTTGACCGTTCAGACCTTCAGTCTGGTTCAAGTGATATTGCTGAAGGAGAAATGGAAAATGATATGCTTGGCTCAGTAAAG GCCATCGAATGGAATGAGGAGCCTGCTGAAGAGCAGGGAGTTGAATCATCTCCAGGTGCAAGTGATGATACTGGGGTACCAAATACTGAAAGGAAAGAGGATAGCATGGTTACGGAAGAAAATGAATGGGACAGACTTTTGCGTCTTAG ATGGGAGAAATATCAAAGTGAGGAAGAAGCGGCTCTTGGTCGTGGGAAGCGCCTGCGGAAAGCTGTTTCTTACAGGGAAGCATATGGTGCACACCCAACTGAAACATTAAGTGAG GGTGCTGACGAGGAGCATGAGCCCGAACCAGAGCCAGAGAGGGAGTACACACCTGCTGGACGAGCTTTAAGGGACAAGTT TGCTAAGCTCCGAGCTAGACAAAAAGAGCGGCTTGCTCAGAGGAATGCAGTTGAAGAACCTCAACCTAGTGAAGGACCGCCTGAGTCACTTCCTCAGGGTCCCACCAACACTTCCAAAGATGGCGATCAAGCAACTGAATTAGTTCAGTTTTTCAGAGAGAGACCTTCAGTAATTGACTTGGAGAACGATAAGTTAGATGCTCCCAAGGCCAAGACTGATTCTCCCTCACGATTGGGCCGGCTATTGAAGCATAAAAACAGTCACCTTGGTCTTTCTGTTAATTCTCTTGACTACATGTCACCTGACATGTTCCTTCCCAATCACCAGGTTCTGGGAACAAGCTTACTGCCCTCAAATAATTTATTACCTGTTCTGGGACTCTGTGCTCCCAATGCTAGTCAAATAGTATCATCAAATAAGAAATTCTCAAGGTCAAACGGCAGACAAAAAGGAGGTCGGCCAGAGTTTCCATTTAGTCTGGCTCCTCAGTCTGGGACTTTGAACGAGACAGAAGTAAATGGTGATGACACGAAACTATCAGATGCACCAGCTGAAGTATCACATCTCAAGAATAAGTTGAATAGCATCCCAAATGGTGGTTTCCCATTTAGGCCG TATCCTCCGACTTTTCAAGGGAATAATCATGATCGTCCAGAAAGTTCCAGTGCTTCCTTTTCTGATTTCCAAGAAAAGATGGCATTGCCTAACTTACCATTCGATGAGAAATTGCTACCAAGATTCCCACTTGGAGCAAAGAGCATGCCGAGTCCACATCTGGACTTCTTATCTAATCTATCATTAGGTAGCAGACTTGAATCTGCTGGTGGATCCTTGCAAGAACTTCCAACAATGTCATTGTTTCCAAATTTACAGTTGCCACCAGATGCACCCAGATATAATCAGCAAGACAGAGATGTGCCTCCCTCATTTGGTTTGGGGCACATGCCAACTAATTTTCCGTCTTTACCTGATAACCACCGGAAGGTGCTCGAAAACATAATGATGAGGACTGGTCCTGGATCAAGCaacttatttaaaaataaatttaaagcagATATCTGGACGGAAGATGAACTTGATTATCTATGGATTGGTGTTCGTAGGCATGGAAGGGGCAATTGGGATGCAATGCTGAGAGACCCAAGGTTGAAGTTCTCAACGTTTAAAACTTCGGAAGATTTGTCAGCTAGGTGGGAGGAGGAACAACTCAAGATTTTAGACGGGTCAGCTTTTGCAGTGTCTAAGTCAACCAAAAAGGCTGCTAAATCCTTACAGTTTCCAAGCATATCTGATGGAATGATGGCACGGGCACTGCATAGTAGTAGACTTGTTACACCACCAAAGTTTCAATCCCATTTGACAGATATAAAGCTGGGTTTTACTGATCTTTCAACTGGCTTTCCACATTTTGAATCATCAGATAGACTCGGTTTGCAAAATGAGCAATATCCCCCTATTCCATCTTGGTTTCATGATAAATTCAGGACTAATTTTTCCGGAGATTCTGCTGCTGTAGCTTCTGACAGAGCAGGGACATCTTCCAGTGTTCCTGCTGAGCAGCCATTTGTTGTCACTTCTTTTGGTACCAGTTGCTTGGGTTCGTTAGGAGGCTTGAATTCCTCAAGCAGCTATGATGTGCAGAAGAATGAAGATGAACAGGGTGCCCCTAGGTACGGGAAGTTGCCTAGTCTGCTTGATAGATCACTGAATGCTGTACGTGATATGAATAATAATTTGGCAAGAGGTGAACCCTCCAGTTCAGGATTGCTGCCTAATCTCAAGAGAGGAATCTTAAAGGGAGATGATGTTGCTGGAAGTAGTTCTTCGAAGAACACGCTACCCCATTGGCTACGGGAAGCTGTAAGTGCTCCTGCTAAACCCCCAGTACCTGATCTGCCACCCACAGTGATGGCAATAGCTCAATCCGTCCGGTTGTTATATGGGGAGGATAAGCGAACGATTCCTCCATTTGTGATTCCCGGCCCACCTCCTTCGCTACCAAAGGATCCAAGACGGAGtctaaagaagaaaagaaagcttAAATCACGTCTATTCAGGCGGGTTCAACTAGACGCTGGAAGCAGCCAGGACTTTCAGAGCAGGCACTTTGGTGGCAATGCTTCAAGCTCCATTCCTATGGCCCCATCATTTccatttctttcacaagcaatGGCTGCAACTTCAGGCTTTTCACGGATTGAATCCGACCTCGGTGAGCCTCTGAGTTTAAATGTGGTAAACCCATCATCTGCAGCGCCACATCTGAATCAGCACAAGAAAACAACCATGGGATTGTCGCCTTCCCCTGAAGTGCTTCAATTGGTAGCATCCTGTGTTGCTCCAGGTTCACACCTGTCAGCAGCTTCCGGCATGGCAAGCTCAAGCGTCCGTGACACAAAACCCTCATTGCCGAACTCTGTTGACCAAGTAGAACTCTTGGACTCTCAAACTGCGACTGCAGTGGTAAGAACGGAGGCCAAGCAGGGCTCGCCTGTTAGAACATGTGGTACTCAAAGTGCGGATTCTAGCAAGACAGAGTCAGATCCCTCTAGGACAGAACGACCCGATGTAGAGGAAATTTCTTCTGAGGGCACCGTCTCGGATCATCCCATGAGTGATCGGGAATCATAG